One region of Bosea vaviloviae genomic DNA includes:
- a CDS encoding amidohydrolase, which translates to MTMLDPDALVAEITAWRRDLHAHPEFGFEETRTSAFVAAKLREFGLDEVVEGVGGTGIVGTLKRGNGNRAIALRADMDALRIPEQGEASYRSRNPGVMHACGHDGHTAMLLGAAKLLAADAGFDGTVRFIFQPAEEWGRGALAMLDDGLMERFPFEEIYGLHNAPGLAIGRFQTRPGAIMSAEDNFEIVLTGIGGHAARPHWGKEALVAACALVTSLQTIVARRLSPSDIAVVSVTELITDGTRNALPGQARILGDARSFTPEVSAEIEQQMRIITEGIARAYNLQHAVTYTREFVPLVNDAALTDEALAVAREALGLDNVSIVSAPFTGSEDFARFLDHVPGCFAFLGNGDSAPLHNPRYDFDDAGLIHGMRFHAGIARRRLPAA; encoded by the coding sequence ATGACGATGCTGGACCCTGACGCGCTGGTGGCGGAGATAACCGCTTGGCGGCGCGATCTCCACGCCCATCCCGAATTCGGCTTCGAGGAGACGCGCACCAGCGCCTTCGTCGCGGCCAAGCTGCGCGAGTTCGGCCTCGACGAGGTGGTAGAAGGTGTCGGCGGCACCGGCATCGTGGGCACGCTGAAGCGCGGCAACGGCAATCGTGCGATCGCGCTCCGGGCCGACATGGATGCGCTGCGTATCCCGGAACAAGGCGAGGCATCCTATCGATCCCGGAATCCCGGCGTAATGCACGCCTGCGGCCATGATGGCCATACGGCGATGCTGCTCGGGGCGGCGAAACTGCTGGCTGCGGATGCCGGCTTCGACGGCACGGTGCGCTTCATCTTCCAGCCCGCGGAGGAATGGGGGCGCGGCGCGCTCGCCATGCTCGACGACGGCTTGATGGAGCGGTTTCCGTTCGAGGAGATCTATGGGCTGCACAACGCGCCGGGGCTCGCCATCGGCCGTTTCCAGACCAGACCCGGCGCAATCATGTCGGCGGAAGACAATTTTGAGATCGTATTGACGGGTATCGGGGGACACGCCGCCCGCCCGCACTGGGGCAAGGAGGCGCTCGTCGCCGCCTGCGCGCTGGTCACGAGCCTGCAGACCATCGTCGCTAGGCGCCTAAGCCCGTCCGACATTGCGGTCGTCTCGGTGACCGAGCTGATAACGGACGGCACCCGTAACGCCCTGCCCGGCCAGGCCCGGATCCTTGGCGACGCCCGCAGCTTCACGCCCGAGGTCAGTGCCGAGATCGAGCAGCAGATGCGGATCATCACGGAGGGCATCGCGCGCGCCTATAATCTGCAGCATGCCGTCACTTATACCCGCGAATTCGTGCCGCTCGTGAACGACGCGGCGCTTACCGACGAGGCCTTGGCCGTCGCGCGTGAGGCGCTCGGGCTGGACAATGTCTCCATCGTCTCGGCCCCTTTCACCGGGTCGGAGGATTTCGCCCGCTTCCTCGACCATGTGCCCGGCTGCTTCGCCTTCCTCGGTAATGGCGACAGCGCGCCGCTGCACAATCCGCGCTACGACTTCGACGATGCCGGGCTAATCCACGGCATGCGCTTCCATGCCGGGATCGCGCGCCGGCGCTTGCCCGCGGCCTGA